One stretch of Tribolium castaneum strain GA2 chromosome 5, icTriCast1.1, whole genome shotgun sequence DNA includes these proteins:
- the zld gene encoding transcription factor Zelda: MASSNSGVQQHYQPQLNTSPHHCKECGLYLNSAESLEVHLQYHKENLLNKWATQAATSHSEETNNNNPKAIKREFIPNNTIAAADSSDSMNKKSPDYSRTTPETIFGHPPTPQSYQSASSPYQNHDNSAFSPNFQNFQLKQERTSSPNYPNNYPNFAESQFFPMDNQNQQYSQEFIHKAPSYRYHPYQQYDRSQSNAQVSSSSPAYPPQPTPSPSPKQCDKCGYVCDSAAQLIEHQNLAHPPTPAYHPNHFLFNNDHQPQIKSEEDAQSEILDLDSHKVHQVYPEDEKRQNGDMNGPNPHSVTALLNTWSPPQQQQQQKMYQQQQQYMNGPQVMHNQEFMGGNTVTTTSPQDQGYRPFEHLPAQPSAPVITSTQVPTNPPQTAVSPVTKSANWKSNEARRPKTYNCTACNKWFTSSGHLKRHYNTTLHKNAVKSSGQPDPASMPISAHHHPARDSASNKEDANNSPGDEDTNSMPMPAPYDRPPNGEAGPSPTSLDSRGLLHGFNMGPPQPHMMPLDSPQFQMYPNGSAPHVTQPTATSNISITGEFDDLQQDSQPLPSFAQFHRYGLLTSYGNANVGGGGPATAPYCYYPDPFESAETRTLMYKTDDDEYRLTVLTVADPAPPEDMAPQHETDSLALSAPPSPEKAHIKRDYEESTGSPQITSTVQVAKPGLYKCIDCDKTFNKACYLTQHNKTFHCGDKPFKCTRCGKRFSNEETHEEHASKHAGDKPHKCDRCPKQFNHKTDLRRHMCLHTGQKPFVCDTCGKGFIRKDHMLKHCETHFRKTQNKNRG, from the coding sequence ATGGCAAGCAGCAACAGTGGCGTGCAACAACACTACCAGCCGCAGCTCAACACGAGCCCTCATCATTGCAAGGAATGCGGCCTGTATCTCAACTCGGCCGAGTCCCTTGAAGTCCACCTCCAGTACCACAAAGAGAACCTCCTCAACAAATGGGCGACCCAAGCGGCCACTTCCCACTCGGAAGAAACCAACAATAATAATCCCAAAGCCATCAAACGTGAGTTTATACCAAATAATACTATTGCCGCGGCCGATAGTTCAGACTCCATGAACAAGAAAAGTCCCGACTACAGTCGAACAACCCCCGAGACGATTTTCGGACATCCACCGACGCCTCAAAGTTATCAAAGCGCATCTTCTCCCTATCAGAACCACGACAATTCCGCTTTTTCGCCAAACTTTCAAAACTTTCAATTGAAACAAGAACGTACTTCTTCGCCCAACTATCCCAATAATTACCCCAATTTCGCCGAATCGCAATTCTTTCCAATGGACAACCAGAACCAACAATACTCGCAAGAATTCATACATAAAGCCCCTTCGTACAGATACCACCCCTATCAACAGTACGACCGGTCTCAATCTAACGCACAGGTGTCTTCCTCGAGTCCGGCATACCCGCCCCAGCCGACACCTTCCCCTAGCCCCAAACAATGCGACAAGTGCGGCTACGTCTGCGATTCAGCCGCCCAACTCATCGAACACCAAAACTTGGCCCATCCACCGACTCCTGCCTATCACCCCAATCACTTTCTTTTCAATAACGACCACCAGCCCCAAATCAAGAGCGAAGAGGATGCCCAAAGCGAGATTCTAGACCTGGACTCGCATAAAGTCCACCAGGTGTATCCCGAAGATGAGAAACGACAAAACGGCGATATGAACGGACCAAACCCACATTCCGTCACGGCTTTGCTCAATACTTGGTCGCCCCCTCAacagcaacaacaacaaaagaTGTACCAGCAGCAGCAGCAATACATGAACGGGCCCCAAGTCATGCACAACCAGGAGTTCATGGGTGGGAATACCGTGACGACGACGTCGCCACAAGACCAGGGCTACCGGCCGTTTGAGCACCTTCCAGCTCAGCCCAGCGCTCCGGTTATAACAAGCACTCAAGTTCCTACGAATCCGCCCCAGACGGCGGTCTCGCCGGTCACAAAGAGCGCCAACTGGAAGTCGAACGAAGCCCGCCGCCCCAAGACTTACAATTGCACCGCTTGCAACAAGTGGTTCACTAGCTCGGGCCACCTCAAACGCCACTACAACACCACCTTGCACAAAAACGCGGTCAAGTCCAGCGGGCAGCCCGACCCCGCTTCCATGCCCATCAGCGCCCACCACCACCCAGCGCGCGACTCCGCCTCCAACAAGGAGGACGCCAACAACAGCCCCGGAGACGAGGACACCAACAGCATGCCCATGCCGGCGCCCTACGACAGGCCCCCAAACGGGGAAGCAGGCCCCTCACCCACCAGCCTCGACTCGAGGGGCCTGCTGCATGGTTTCAACATGGGGCCACCCCAACCCCATATGATGCCCCTCGACAGCCCCCAGTTCCAGATGTACCCAAACGGGTCGGCCCCCCACGTTACGCAGCCTACGGCTACCAGCAACATCAGTATTACTGGTGAATTCGACGACCTCCAGCAGGACTCGCAGCCGCTGCCCAGCTTCGCGCAGTTCCATCGCTACGGCCTGCTGACGAGCTACGGTAACGCGAACGTGGGGGGCGGGGGTCCGGCAACGGCCCCTTACTGCTACTACCCCGACCCCTTCGAGAGCGCCGAGACGCGCACCCTCATGTACAAGACCGACGACGACGAGTACCGCTTGACTGTGCTCACGGTGGCCGATCCGGCGCCCCCTGAAGACATGGCCCCGCAGCACGAGACGGATTCCTTGGCGCTGAGCGCGCCGCCGTCGCCTGAGAAAGCGCACATCAAGCGCGACTACGAGGAGAGCACCGGCAGCCCCCAGATAACCTCCACGGTACAGGTGGCCAAACCGGGCTTGTACAAGTGCATCGACTGCGACAAGACCTTCAACAAGGCGTGCTATTTGACGCAGCACAACAAGACCTTCCATTGCGGAGACAAGCCGTTCAAATGCACGCGCTGCGGAAAGCGCTTCTCCAACGAGGAGACTCACGAAGAGCACGCCTCCAAGCATGCCGGCGACAAGCCACACAAGTGTGACCGATGTCCCAAGCAATTCAACCACAAGACGGACCTAAGGCGGCACATGTGCCTGCACACGGGTCAGAAACCCTTCGTCTGCGACACCTGTGGTAAGGGGTTCATCCGGAAAGACCACATGCTGAAGCACTGCGAGACGCACTTCAGGAAAACGCAGAACAAGAACCGAGGGTGA